A single window of Priestia filamentosa DNA harbors:
- the dhbC gene encoding isochorismate synthase DhbC: MKQSVMEEATKPLLEQYEKGDFFFSSPTKTLLGKGKVKEVPFTERNEIPSTVKELLHNAKQQGYERPIAVGAIPFLPSQSSKLIIPEHVHIEETEKVKEHDFSNEDIQYEVRSFPSGEEYEEGVKAGLQSIREGEINKIVLARSLLVSASKAINVPELLYKLASKNQHGYTFAANVSDEVDNKTLVGASPELLIAKRGNQIVSNPLAGSRPRSKDPIEDKRRSEELLSSEKDLYEHAFVVQEITRALKPYCKNLHVPEKPELLHTETMWHLSTVITGEVADDSISSLDLAHVLHPTPAVCGTPTEQARQKIQDIEPFDRSFFTGTVGWCDENGDGEWIVTIRCAEVLEESLRLFAGAGIVEGSIPSEERAETAAKFKTMLRAMGINEEEKE; this comes from the coding sequence ATGAAGCAAAGCGTAATGGAGGAAGCTACAAAACCATTGCTTGAACAGTATGAGAAAGGAGACTTTTTCTTTTCTTCACCAACAAAAACGTTACTTGGAAAAGGAAAAGTAAAAGAAGTCCCTTTTACAGAAAGAAACGAAATACCAAGCACAGTAAAAGAATTATTACATAATGCAAAACAACAAGGATATGAGAGGCCAATTGCTGTTGGAGCCATTCCATTTTTGCCGTCTCAATCGTCTAAACTTATCATTCCTGAACATGTTCATATTGAAGAAACAGAAAAAGTGAAAGAACACGATTTTTCTAACGAGGACATTCAATATGAAGTACGCTCTTTTCCAAGCGGAGAAGAATACGAAGAAGGAGTGAAAGCTGGATTACAAAGTATCCGAGAGGGAGAAATCAACAAGATTGTTCTAGCTCGCTCCTTGTTAGTATCCGCTTCAAAAGCAATTAACGTACCAGAGCTTTTATATAAGCTCGCTTCAAAAAATCAGCATGGTTATACATTTGCCGCTAACGTTAGTGATGAGGTAGATAACAAAACGCTTGTAGGAGCAAGTCCCGAGCTTTTAATTGCCAAACGTGGCAACCAAATTGTTTCAAATCCTCTAGCAGGCTCAAGACCGCGAAGCAAAGATCCGATTGAAGATAAACGAAGAAGTGAAGAGCTTCTTTCTTCTGAAAAAGACTTATATGAACATGCGTTTGTTGTTCAAGAAATTACTCGGGCACTTAAGCCATATTGTAAAAATCTACATGTACCAGAAAAACCAGAACTGCTTCATACCGAAACAATGTGGCATTTATCAACAGTGATAACAGGAGAAGTAGCAGATGACAGCATTTCTTCGCTTGATCTTGCTCATGTGCTTCATCCAACACCTGCTGTATGCGGGACACCGACTGAACAAGCTCGTCAGAAGATTCAGGATATTGAGCCGTTTGACCGTAGCTTTTTCACTGGCACTGTAGGATGGTGCGATGAAAATGGAGATGGAGAGTGGATTGTAACGATTCGTTGTGCTGAAGTATTAGAAGAATCTCTTCGTCTTTTCGCTGGTGCTGGAATTGTTGAAGGTTCCATTCCAAGCGAGGAGCGAGCTGAAACAGCGGCAAAGTTTAAAACAATGCTGCGAGCAATGGGAATTAATGAGGAGGAAAAAGAATGA
- a CDS encoding isochorismatase, whose protein sequence is MGLPSITSYNMPTEKDFPKNRVNWTPDASRAVLLVHDMQEYFLNSFDREQSPVPELVEHIALLKKTCDNLGIPVVYTAQPGNQDPRDRALLQDFWGEGLKDDPEQTSILKELSPSEKDVVLTKWRYSAFKRTDLLERMKKEGRDQLIICGVYAHIGCLITAGEAFMEDIQAFFVGDALGDFSLENHNMALKYASERCAFTLSTNNLIHQLESKKGIDVKGKVASLLEISQSEIDDNDDLTDLGLDSIRIMSLVEEWRDYNEEITFMTLAEQPTIATWTKLLSQGKEKTFAKVE, encoded by the coding sequence ATGGGTCTTCCATCTATTACATCATACAATATGCCAACTGAAAAAGATTTTCCAAAAAACAGAGTAAACTGGACGCCTGACGCAAGCCGTGCCGTCCTACTTGTACATGATATGCAGGAATATTTCCTAAATTCCTTTGATCGAGAACAGTCGCCAGTTCCCGAGCTTGTAGAGCACATTGCTTTATTGAAAAAAACGTGCGATAACCTCGGAATACCTGTTGTTTATACAGCCCAGCCTGGAAACCAAGATCCGCGTGATCGTGCGCTGTTACAAGACTTTTGGGGAGAAGGATTGAAAGATGATCCAGAGCAAACGTCAATTTTAAAAGAGCTGTCACCTTCAGAAAAGGATGTTGTGCTAACGAAGTGGAGATATAGTGCTTTTAAACGCACGGACTTGTTAGAGAGAATGAAAAAAGAGGGACGCGATCAGCTTATCATTTGCGGTGTTTATGCACATATTGGCTGCTTGATAACGGCAGGGGAAGCATTTATGGAAGATATCCAAGCCTTTTTTGTTGGCGATGCACTTGGAGACTTTTCTTTAGAGAACCACAATATGGCGCTGAAGTATGCTTCAGAACGATGCGCTTTTACATTATCGACAAACAATTTAATTCATCAGTTAGAAAGCAAAAAAGGAATAGACGTAAAAGGAAAGGTAGCTTCTCTTCTTGAAATTTCACAATCAGAAATCGATGACAATGACGATTTAACAGATCTAGGATTAGATTCTATTCGGATTATGAGTCTTGTAGAAGAATGGAGAGATTATAACGAAGAGATTACCTTTATGACGCTTGCAGAGCAACCAACGATAGCCACATGGACGAAACTGCTTTCCCAAGGCAAAGAAAAAACGTTTGCAAAAGTAGAATGA
- a CDS encoding (2,3-dihydroxybenzoyl)adenylate synthase, with product MTSGFPTWPEELFHFYEKECWTNETFGSMLKDRAKTYGEKIAIKSNTKELSYRELDQKADELAAGFQKLGLKKGDKVVLQLPNEAEFFEVCFALFRLGVLPVFALPSHRYSEIQYFCEFAEAAAYIIYDKHGGYDYRKLAREVQKETPSLKHVIVVGEAEEFLSLSDMYEKGASFTEDVEPNDFAFLQLSGGSTGRSKLIPRMHNDYIYSLVKSNEICGMNEDSVYLTVLPVAHNYPLSSPGVLGTLYGGGKVVLARDPSPDEAFALIEKENVTITGVVPPVVLIWLEARKTRNEDLSSLQVIQVGGAKLSAEAAKRISPAFGCTLQQVYGMAEGLVNYTRLHDSDERVIFTQGKPMSEYDEIRIVDENDQIVGISEVGELLTRGPYTIQGYYKGGSHNERAFTKDGFYRTGDLVKVDEEGYITVEGRHKDQINRGGEKIAAEEVENHLLAHEDVYDAAIVSMPDPFLGERSCAYIIPYREGVKAASLKKFLKEIGLAAFKIPDRIEFVQKFPQTPLGKVDKKSLRQMIEEKLNQQTLV from the coding sequence ATGACGTCAGGATTTCCAACGTGGCCGGAAGAGCTTTTTCATTTTTATGAAAAAGAATGTTGGACAAACGAAACGTTTGGCAGCATGTTGAAAGACCGCGCTAAAACATATGGAGAAAAAATCGCTATAAAAAGTAATACAAAAGAGTTGAGCTATAGGGAATTAGATCAAAAAGCAGATGAGCTTGCCGCTGGATTTCAAAAGCTTGGATTGAAAAAAGGCGATAAAGTCGTCTTGCAGCTTCCAAATGAAGCAGAGTTCTTTGAAGTATGCTTTGCTTTATTCCGGTTAGGTGTTCTTCCTGTTTTTGCTTTGCCGTCACACCGCTATAGTGAGATTCAATATTTTTGTGAGTTTGCAGAAGCTGCTGCTTACATTATTTACGATAAGCACGGTGGATATGATTACCGGAAGCTTGCACGTGAAGTCCAAAAAGAGACTCCTTCTTTAAAACATGTCATTGTAGTAGGAGAGGCGGAAGAGTTCCTCTCACTTAGCGATATGTATGAAAAAGGGGCTTCTTTCACAGAGGATGTTGAACCAAATGACTTTGCTTTTCTCCAGCTATCAGGAGGAAGCACAGGACGCTCAAAACTGATTCCGAGAATGCATAATGACTATATTTATAGTTTAGTAAAAAGCAATGAAATTTGCGGAATGAATGAAGATAGCGTATATCTTACCGTTCTTCCTGTTGCGCATAATTACCCCTTAAGCTCACCAGGTGTACTTGGAACGCTATATGGTGGAGGGAAAGTTGTTCTTGCGAGAGATCCTAGCCCTGATGAAGCCTTTGCACTTATTGAAAAGGAAAACGTCACAATTACAGGTGTTGTTCCTCCTGTTGTGCTTATTTGGCTAGAAGCAAGAAAAACGAGAAATGAAGATTTATCAAGTTTACAAGTGATACAGGTTGGCGGTGCTAAGCTAAGCGCTGAGGCGGCGAAACGAATTTCTCCTGCATTTGGATGCACGCTTCAACAAGTGTATGGAATGGCGGAAGGTCTTGTAAACTATACGCGTCTTCATGATTCAGACGAGCGAGTTATTTTCACCCAGGGAAAGCCGATGTCAGAGTACGATGAAATTCGTATTGTGGATGAAAATGACCAAATCGTTGGAATCTCTGAAGTTGGTGAACTATTAACTCGTGGTCCTTATACAATTCAAGGTTACTATAAAGGCGGTTCTCATAACGAACGAGCATTTACAAAAGACGGATTTTACCGTACAGGTGACCTTGTCAAAGTAGATGAAGAGGGTTACATCACAGTAGAAGGACGTCATAAAGATCAAATTAATCGCGGCGGAGAGAAAATTGCAGCTGAAGAAGTAGAAAACCATCTGCTTGCACATGAGGATGTCTATGATGCGGCGATCGTTTCTATGCCAGATCCGTTTTTAGGAGAGCGTTCATGCGCTTATATTATCCCGTATCGCGAGGGAGTGAAAGCAGCAAGTCTTAAAAAGTTTCTAAAAGAGATCGGACTTGCGGCATTTAAAATTCCAGACCGAATTGAATTTGTTCAAAAATTCCCGCAAACCCCGCTTGGAAAAGTGGATAAAAAGAGTTTACGACAAATGATTGAAGAAAAGCTTAACCAACAAACTTTAGTATAA
- a CDS encoding MbtH family protein encodes MSNPFERDDELYVVLLNKEGQYSLWPAFLDVPLGWEISYREDTREKCLAYINEEWTDMRPLSLKESLASGVLK; translated from the coding sequence ATGTCAAATCCATTTGAACGTGATGATGAACTGTACGTTGTATTACTAAATAAAGAAGGACAGTATTCTTTATGGCCTGCTTTTCTAGATGTTCCGCTCGGCTGGGAAATTTCTTACCGAGAAGACACGAGAGAAAAGTGCTTAGCTTATATTAATGAAGAGTGGACAGATATGCGTCCACTCTCATTAAAAGAATCTTTAGCAAGCGGAGTTTTAAAATGA
- a CDS encoding amino acid adenylation domain-containing protein yields MKKSEKTRWALSGAQSGIWFAQQLDPKNPIYNTGEYIDLNGDIDITKLQEAIKEAVSEADALHVSYSEDENGPFQIFDESKPVNVHYIDLSHEENAEEKAKKWMREDLAKPISLEKDPLFLQAVFKIESKRFFWYQRIHHIAMDAFGFSLLTKRVASLYTSLLKGEKEVGTFSPFTNVLEEDVAYYQSKKFRDDESFWMNYFEDNPDVVSLGEEVSNPSSDIVQHTVYLPSNMVREVKSSSVSSRNWHETITAALAVYIHRLTSTKDVVLCLPMMNRLGSAALHVPTMALNLLPLRLQITSSMNFLDVIEAVSSEMRKIRPHRRYRHEELRRKLGKVGGNERIFGPQINIMPFQYALNFGGYKATTHKLATGPVDDITFNVYDQEDENGLRIDVEGNASIYTKEDIALHSERFLQLLQMFMESQTSLTVGKVPLLLEKEQAQLAEYNDTTVKLPPQTLVELFEHSVEQYEGRTAFSDSSVSLTYKEVNEKVNRLSRLLREHGVKSEDFIGIMMDRSVDMAISMLAVLKAGAAYVPIDPEYPAERISYVLQDAKPSLVLTDEKSAPSLDDQTVDRFVLDEEHVQYKLASYEDAREEILLVSEESPAYMIYTSGSTGNPKGVVISRKSLVNFLHAMQHDVSMKKEDKLLAVTTISFDISALELYLPFLSGAQCVIAKKEEVQDQAQLASLLQKEAVTVMQATPTLWRALLSYSREAVRGLRVLVGGEALPGDLLGHFRELDCEVTNFYGPTETTIWSSSVTFSKDGNETPNIGTPILNTTMYVLDSALQPVPYGTLGELYIGGEGLAHGYFNRPSLTSERFIANPFEPGTRMYRTGDIVRFSKNGSLEYVSRADHQIKMRGFRIELGEIENVISAYETVSHSTVIVRKTDAGSDQLVAYIVPLEGEEVDTRALRQYVSEQLPEYMVPAIFMTMDKLPQTPNGKIDRKALPEPDVSVLEGRAPRTPQEEMLRDLFIDVLGVTSVGIDDDFFHLGGHSLLASVLLMRIRKTFGVEISLRALFDHCTVAELAVLLEEGKAARPPIQKVNYSGEVPLSFAQQRLWFLHYLEGWSPTYNIPVVSKIKGELDVTSLKSAIGDVVERHAPLRTLYKEREGVPYQEIREERLLPLTVKEVEERELDERLQEAIRYSFRLSEEPPFHVYLFSLNKQEHVLLLLFHHISCDGWSLAPVMKDLAFAYNARCQEETPSFTPLPVQYRDYTLWQKSFLEGDRIEEQLSFWKKELAQLPEELELPTDYPRPVQSSYQGGTIPFSVESKLHQKLSAIAKENGTSLFMVLQAGLSALFTRLGGGEDIAIGSPVAGRNDDALTELVGLFINTLVLRTDTSGNPTFRELLGRVRKVNLDAYEHSDIPFERLVEELNPTRSRSKHPLFQVMLALQNTAEPSLTLKGTEAEVEMPNVGASKFDLTIELREQYDKNGSEQGIHGFLEYSKDLFTEESAIKMVKRWCKLLEEAVDHQDEHISFLDILTEEEKTKLIKQPSITTQDGPATIAQLFEEKAHLYRDNIALVFDGDYLTYRELNERANRLSRSLIEKGVGPEDFIALSFPRSVEMIVSILAVLKTGAAYVPLDPTYPSDRLEFILQDTKPSGLLTLSNSTITISAEDGFTLYLDREDVSSYSSYNVKDEERLSSLERNHPAYVIYTSGSTGKPKGVVIPHHNVIRLLDSTEEWFHFDEHDTWTMFHSYAFDFSVWEIWGALLRGGRLVIVPHTVSRSPKEFLQLLVREGVTVLNQTPSAFYQFMREERENENLRGELKLRFIIFGGEALDLSRIEEWYSRHEENRPTLINMYGITETTVHVSFLELGLESLSHHGNSLIGENIKDLGIYVLDDYLRPVAPGVIGEMYVSGEGLARGYLNRPGLTAERFVANPYGKEGSRMYRTGDKARYRHDGTLDYIGRADHQVKIRGFRIELGEIQSVLLQSEFVESAAVVVGGDEISTQKLIAYYIPTSHGEGKEEEIRAHVRNHLPDYMVPTAFIEMEEFPLTVNGKLDVKKLPLPDFNYKGEGDYPRTPKEELLCDIFTRVLQLERVGIHDNFFNLGGHSLLAVELISKIRDALGVELNIGHLFEAPTVSGLARQIDEGGEENSLNVLLPLRKSGQRNPVFCVHPAGGLSWCYAGLMTALSVDYPIYGLQARGISEDNAFPRTLDEMAEDYVNEIRTVQPHGPYHLIGWSLGGNVVHAMATRLQREGEEVRLLALLDAYPSHFLPLKGGPDEEEALIALLALGGYDPDHFGENEPLTMESAINILKKDGSALASLSDETIVRLKETYRNSVRILGEYKPQSFKGNLMFFRSTIIPEWFDPISPDAWKTYLDGEIEQYDIDCRHKDMCQPKPLAEIGELLAQALERIENEGEKTHVKSI; encoded by the coding sequence ATGAAGAAGAGTGAAAAAACGCGCTGGGCCCTGTCCGGCGCGCAATCTGGTATTTGGTTTGCACAACAGTTAGACCCGAAGAATCCAATATACAACACAGGTGAATACATAGATCTTAATGGTGATATAGATATCACAAAGCTTCAAGAGGCAATTAAAGAAGCTGTTTCAGAAGCTGATGCCTTGCACGTTTCTTATTCAGAGGATGAAAACGGACCTTTTCAAATCTTCGATGAATCAAAGCCTGTGAACGTACATTACATAGATTTAAGTCATGAAGAAAATGCAGAAGAGAAAGCAAAGAAGTGGATGCGTGAAGACTTAGCTAAGCCTATTTCACTAGAGAAAGATCCTCTTTTTTTACAAGCTGTTTTTAAAATAGAGTCCAAGCGCTTCTTCTGGTATCAGCGTATTCACCATATTGCTATGGATGCATTTGGTTTTTCGCTTCTCACAAAAAGAGTAGCAAGCCTTTATACATCTCTTCTCAAGGGAGAGAAAGAGGTAGGAACCTTTTCTCCTTTCACCAACGTATTAGAAGAAGATGTAGCGTATTACCAATCAAAGAAGTTTCGCGATGATGAAAGCTTTTGGATGAACTATTTTGAAGATAATCCTGATGTTGTGAGTTTAGGGGAAGAGGTTTCGAATCCTTCTTCAGATATTGTGCAACATACCGTATATTTGCCGAGCAACATGGTTAGAGAAGTAAAATCATCTTCTGTCTCAAGCAGAAACTGGCACGAAACGATTACAGCAGCTCTCGCGGTTTACATCCATCGTTTAACATCGACAAAAGACGTTGTACTATGTTTGCCAATGATGAACAGGTTAGGGTCTGCTGCTCTGCACGTTCCAACGATGGCTTTGAATCTTCTTCCTCTTCGTCTTCAGATTACTTCGAGCATGAATTTCTTAGACGTTATCGAAGCTGTTTCAAGCGAGATGCGAAAAATACGTCCACACCGTCGCTACAGACATGAGGAGCTACGAAGAAAATTAGGAAAGGTCGGTGGGAATGAACGTATCTTTGGTCCACAAATTAATATTATGCCTTTTCAATATGCGCTAAATTTTGGAGGATATAAAGCTACTACGCATAAGCTTGCAACAGGTCCAGTTGATGATATTACTTTTAATGTGTATGACCAAGAAGATGAAAATGGTCTGCGTATTGATGTAGAAGGAAATGCTTCTATCTATACAAAAGAAGATATCGCCCTTCATAGCGAACGTTTCTTACAACTCCTTCAAATGTTTATGGAAAGCCAAACATCTCTTACCGTTGGAAAAGTACCTCTTTTGCTTGAAAAAGAGCAAGCGCAGTTAGCGGAATATAACGATACCACTGTAAAGCTTCCACCTCAAACGCTAGTAGAACTCTTTGAACATAGTGTAGAACAATATGAGGGAAGAACGGCTTTTTCAGACAGCTCTGTTTCGCTTACATATAAAGAAGTAAATGAAAAAGTAAATCGACTTTCTCGTTTGCTAAGAGAGCACGGAGTAAAGAGTGAAGATTTTATTGGAATTATGATGGATCGATCGGTGGACATGGCTATTTCAATGCTTGCTGTATTAAAAGCAGGGGCTGCCTATGTTCCAATTGATCCAGAGTATCCAGCAGAACGAATCTCTTACGTGCTTCAGGATGCAAAACCTTCGCTTGTTCTAACAGATGAGAAGTCTGCCCCTTCTTTAGATGATCAAACAGTAGATCGTTTTGTACTAGATGAAGAACATGTTCAGTATAAACTCGCCTCTTATGAGGATGCTCGGGAAGAAATCCTTCTCGTTTCAGAGGAGTCTCCTGCTTATATGATTTATACCTCTGGTTCAACAGGAAACCCAAAAGGTGTTGTCATTTCAAGAAAGAGTTTAGTTAACTTTTTGCATGCTATGCAGCATGATGTTTCGATGAAAAAAGAGGACAAGTTGCTCGCTGTAACAACTATTTCGTTTGATATTTCAGCTCTTGAACTTTACCTTCCTTTTTTAAGCGGCGCACAGTGTGTGATTGCGAAAAAGGAAGAAGTACAAGATCAAGCACAGCTTGCGTCCCTTCTACAAAAAGAAGCAGTGACGGTTATGCAAGCCACACCAACGTTGTGGAGAGCCCTTCTTTCCTATAGTAGAGAAGCCGTACGAGGACTTCGCGTGCTTGTCGGAGGAGAGGCACTACCAGGAGATCTCTTAGGTCATTTCCGAGAACTAGATTGCGAAGTTACGAACTTTTATGGTCCAACTGAAACTACGATTTGGTCGTCTTCTGTCACATTCTCTAAAGATGGTAACGAGACACCAAACATTGGGACACCGATCTTAAATACAACAATGTACGTGTTAGACAGCGCCTTACAGCCTGTCCCGTACGGTACGCTTGGTGAACTTTATATTGGAGGAGAAGGACTTGCTCACGGATATTTTAATAGACCTTCTTTAACAAGCGAACGTTTTATTGCAAATCCTTTTGAACCTGGAACAAGAATGTATCGCACTGGTGATATTGTACGGTTTAGTAAAAACGGTTCACTTGAATATGTAAGCAGAGCGGATCACCAAATCAAAATGCGCGGCTTCCGAATTGAGCTGGGAGAAATTGAAAATGTGATTTCAGCTTATGAGACTGTATCTCATAGTACAGTTATTGTACGAAAAACAGATGCTGGCTCAGATCAGCTTGTTGCTTATATTGTTCCTCTAGAGGGAGAAGAAGTTGATACGCGAGCACTGCGTCAGTACGTTAGTGAACAATTACCAGAATATATGGTTCCAGCTATCTTTATGACGATGGATAAGCTTCCGCAAACTCCAAATGGGAAAATTGATCGCAAGGCTCTACCAGAGCCAGATGTTTCGGTTCTAGAAGGAAGAGCGCCTCGTACCCCTCAGGAGGAGATGCTAAGAGATTTATTTATCGATGTACTAGGGGTGACAAGCGTTGGAATTGACGATGACTTCTTCCATCTTGGAGGTCACTCTCTATTAGCCTCTGTTTTATTAATGCGTATTCGTAAGACGTTTGGTGTGGAAATTAGTTTACGCGCGCTTTTTGATCATTGTACAGTAGCCGAGCTTGCCGTTCTACTAGAAGAGGGAAAAGCAGCTCGACCACCGATTCAGAAAGTGAATTACAGTGGGGAAGTGCCACTTTCCTTTGCACAGCAGCGTTTATGGTTTCTTCATTATCTAGAAGGATGGAGTCCAACGTATAACATTCCAGTCGTTTCTAAAATTAAAGGGGAACTTGACGTTACGTCGCTAAAATCAGCAATTGGAGACGTAGTTGAACGACATGCCCCACTTCGCACTCTTTATAAAGAAAGAGAAGGAGTTCCTTATCAAGAAATAAGGGAGGAACGCTTGTTACCTTTGACAGTAAAAGAAGTAGAAGAACGCGAACTTGATGAGAGGCTTCAAGAGGCTATTCGTTATTCGTTCCGTCTCTCAGAAGAACCGCCGTTTCACGTTTATCTTTTTAGCCTAAATAAACAAGAGCACGTACTGTTGCTGTTATTCCACCACATTTCTTGTGATGGATGGTCGCTTGCACCAGTGATGAAAGATTTAGCGTTTGCATACAACGCTCGTTGTCAGGAAGAAACGCCTAGCTTTACACCGCTACCTGTTCAATATAGGGACTATACGTTATGGCAAAAGAGTTTTCTAGAAGGAGACCGAATTGAAGAACAACTTTCATTTTGGAAAAAAGAGTTGGCACAGTTGCCAGAGGAGCTCGAGCTTCCAACAGATTACCCGCGACCAGTTCAGTCAAGCTATCAAGGTGGAACAATTCCATTTTCAGTAGAAAGCAAGCTTCATCAAAAACTTAGTGCAATTGCGAAAGAAAATGGCACAAGCTTGTTTATGGTACTGCAAGCAGGACTTTCCGCTCTCTTTACTCGACTTGGAGGAGGAGAAGATATTGCTATTGGATCACCTGTTGCAGGAAGAAATGATGATGCTTTAACAGAGCTTGTTGGCTTGTTCATTAATACACTTGTTCTTAGAACAGACACGTCAGGAAATCCTACATTCCGCGAATTGCTTGGACGCGTTCGCAAGGTGAATTTAGATGCATACGAGCATAGTGATATACCATTTGAACGACTAGTAGAAGAATTAAATCCAACGCGTTCAAGATCAAAACACCCTCTATTTCAAGTTATGCTAGCTCTACAAAATACGGCAGAACCTTCTCTTACGCTTAAGGGAACAGAAGCAGAAGTGGAAATGCCTAATGTAGGAGCTTCAAAGTTTGATTTAACAATTGAGCTGCGCGAGCAGTATGACAAGAACGGAAGTGAGCAAGGAATTCACGGCTTTTTAGAATATAGCAAAGATCTGTTTACAGAAGAGAGTGCCATAAAAATGGTGAAAAGATGGTGCAAACTTTTAGAAGAAGCCGTAGATCATCAAGATGAGCACATTTCCTTCTTAGATATCTTAACAGAGGAAGAAAAAACAAAGCTAATAAAACAACCAAGCATCACTACTCAAGACGGTCCGGCTACAATTGCTCAATTATTTGAAGAGAAAGCACATCTCTATCGTGACAATATTGCGCTTGTGTTCGACGGAGATTATTTAACTTATAGAGAACTGAATGAACGAGCAAATAGACTTTCACGCTCTCTTATTGAAAAAGGAGTCGGTCCTGAAGACTTTATTGCTTTAAGTTTCCCAAGATCTGTAGAGATGATTGTCAGTATTTTAGCCGTATTAAAAACAGGTGCTGCTTATGTTCCACTTGATCCAACATATCCAAGTGACAGACTAGAGTTTATCTTGCAAGACACAAAACCTTCAGGTCTTCTCACATTGTCTAACAGCACAATCACGATTTCGGCTGAAGATGGATTCACGCTTTATTTAGACAGAGAAGATGTAAGCTCTTATTCTTCTTATAATGTGAAAGATGAAGAACGACTCTCTTCATTGGAAAGAAATCATCCTGCTTACGTTATTTACACATCAGGTTCAACTGGAAAACCAAAGGGAGTTGTGATTCCACATCACAATGTAATCAGACTATTAGACTCAACAGAAGAATGGTTCCATTTTGACGAGCATGACACTTGGACAATGTTCCATTCCTATGCTTTCGATTTTTCCGTATGGGAGATATGGGGAGCGCTTCTTAGAGGAGGAAGGCTTGTTATTGTACCGCATACTGTAAGTCGATCTCCAAAAGAGTTTCTTCAATTGCTTGTGCGTGAGGGTGTCACGGTTCTGAATCAAACGCCTTCTGCTTTCTATCAATTTATGAGGGAAGAAAGAGAGAATGAGAACCTAAGAGGAGAATTGAAGCTTCGATTTATTATATTTGGCGGTGAAGCTCTTGACCTCTCGCGTATAGAAGAGTGGTACAGCCGTCATGAGGAAAATAGGCCAACGCTTATTAATATGTATGGAATTACCGAAACGACCGTGCATGTAAGTTTCCTAGAATTAGGTCTTGAAAGCCTTTCTCATCATGGAAATAGCCTAATTGGTGAAAATATAAAAGATTTAGGGATCTATGTTTTAGATGATTACCTGCGTCCTGTTGCTCCAGGCGTTATTGGTGAAATGTACGTAAGTGGAGAGGGACTTGCAAGAGGTTATTTAAATCGTCCAGGGTTAACTGCAGAGCGATTTGTAGCTAATCCATATGGCAAAGAAGGTTCTCGTATGTATCGAACAGGAGATAAAGCTAGATACCGTCACGATGGAACGCTTGACTATATAGGGAGAGCGGATCATCAAGTGAAAATTCGCGGTTTCCGAATTGAGCTTGGCGAGATTCAGTCTGTATTGCTTCAGTCTGAGTTTGTCGAAAGTGCTGCTGTTGTTGTCGGAGGAGATGAAATTTCAACGCAAAAGCTAATTGCTTACTATATTCCTACTTCTCATGGAGAAGGAAAAGAAGAAGAAATTCGCGCTCACGTAAGAAATCACCTTCCTGATTATATGGTTCCAACAGCTTTCATTGAGATGGAAGAGTTTCCGCTTACAGTGAATGGAAAACTTGATGTCAAAAAGCTTCCACTCCCAGACTTTAACTACAAAGGAGAAGGAGATTATCCACGTACGCCAAAAGAAGAGCTGCTCTGCGATATCTTTACGCGCGTCCTTCAGTTAGAACGTGTTGGCATTCATGATAATTTCTTCAACCTAGGAGGACATTCACTTCTAGCTGTTGAGCTTATTTCAAAAATTCGAGATGCTCTTGGTGTGGAATTAAATATTGGACATTTATTTGAAGCCCCAACCGTTTCTGGGCTTGCAAGACAGATTGATGAAGGTGGAGAAGAGAATTCTCTCAACGTTCTTTTACCTCTTCGAAAAAGCGGACAGCGCAACCCTGTTTTCTGCGTACACCCTGCTGGAGGATTAAGCTGGTGCTATGCGGGTCTTATGACAGCTTTATCTGTTGATTATCCAATCTATGGACTGCAGGCGAGAGGAATTTCAGAAGATAATGCATTCCCACGTACGCTTGATGAAATGGCAGAAGACTACGTGAACGAAATCCGCACCGTTCAACCTCATGGGCCATATCATCTTATTGGTTGGTCACTCGGCGGAAACGTTGTGCATGCTATGGCCACAAGACTTCAACGTGAAGGAGAAGAAGTACGTCTTCTCGCTTTGCTTGATGCATATCCGAGTCATTTCTTACCATTAAAAGGAGGACCTGATGAAGAAGAAGCTCTTATCGCTCTTTTAGCGCTCGGGGGATATGATCCAGATCACTTTGGAGAAAACGAACCACTCACAATGGAAAGCGCCATTAACATCCTGAAAAAAGATGGAAGTGCATTAGCAAGCCTTAGTGACGAAACAATCGTACGCTTGAAGGAAACGTATCGAAACTCGGTTCGTATTTTAGGAGAGTATAAGCCACAGTCCTTTAAAGGAAATCTTATGTTCTTTAGATCAACGATTATCCCAGAATGGTTTGATCCTATTTCACCAGATGCATGGAAGACGTATTTAGATGGGGAAATCGAGCAATATGACATCGATTGTCGTCATAAAGATATGTGCCAGCCGAAGCCTCTCGCTGAGATAGGCGAGCTTTTAGCACAAGCGCTTGAAAGAATTGAAAATGAAGGAGAGAAAACGCATGTCAAATCCATTTGA